The genomic region AAAGATTTCTCATATTCTgtatgtttctgtaatattgcaatattttcctgtGAAATTATATTTCTTTTAATGTAAAATAActtttttgtcatataaaaatctGAATTGTATCACAATATAGcaacttttgtttttgttcttgtaaaatagtgatatttttcgaccatttattttgtttttactgaaacacctgcaacatgtatcacacatgcatTCCACGCAGATTTGAGGTAAATCTGAATGCTTGTCAAGATGAACTTCTGTTATTCCCGACTTCAAATTGCTTGTCCATCCACATCTCTGCTAAATGCATTGTTGAAGCATACGTACTCGACTTGGACCCGAGGCACATTTTCAATTGCTTTGGATCAAGACCTGGGCTGCAATGGACCGGATGATAAACATGAATAATTCCTGGCTCCTGACTGCGAAACACTTTCAAACCAGAATGAACGACCTTCGTGAAAAGGTCGACATCTTCCAATCCCCAGCCAAGGATTGAGGTGTCGAATCCACCAGCTTGGAGGAGATCGCTCTTAAAAACGCAAGCTATGCCAAAGCCGTAATCGCGCCAAAACCCGCTTTTTTTGGTTAGAACAAACTTGTTTTCTCTCTCGGCTTTATCGGCATACACGATACTGGGGTCGTACTGACTAAATACGATGGGGAAAAAGACCTGTTTTCCTTGCACCGTGTTATCTCTGCAGCGCTGAAGGGCGTCCGCGTTGAAGATGAGATCCACGTCACAGAAGAATAGTAAAGTGCCATTGTCAGACAGCGAGGAGCCAAGTTCAAGAGCAAATCCCCGAGAAAAGTTTCCTGTCACTGGAATCACTGCCAGCTCAGCTTTGGgatattttttgttgtaatttttgaTTAACTGAACATGTTTCCCTTTGCCTTGATAACTCTCAGAGTCCACTAGGATGACTGAGAGTTGAACGTTTTGTTTGGGTATCAAGCACACTTGTTCGAAGTTCTCCATAAAACGGACAAAGGTGTCATAGCGACCGGACAGCGGGACCAGGATGTTGACTTTCCTCTGGCTTTGCTCCCTCGTTTCTCTGGTTGACTCGTAGAACTGGAAAGGAGACAGTAACCTGAGGGGGTTGGACAGAAAGGATAGGGACCGGGATCCAGAGTCGATAGCGAGCACAAGTTCAGCCACGTTTAACTCCTCGGTTTCGCAAAAGAAGGGGCGGCTGAAGGACTGCTGGAGGTAAGCGTGACGCCTCACAGGCACGGTTATTTTACGACGTTTTCTGTACAGGAGCAATAAGTCTAAAACGTACTCAGCCCCGTGCATCGGATCCACCCGGTAATAACCGTACTCAATCTCTTTGAAGTTGATCATGCGGCCGCGTGTTTTAGAATTTCCGTTGATCATTTCCATCACCTGGAGCATGATGTCTTCTAAAGCCGTCCGAAGTGAGCTACCGAGGCTTTGCCTGGCCATCTTGTTTTCAACGGCGGAGTAAATGTGACGGCCGGTCAAAAAATTCCACTCGATGACGTCATCGCGCTCACTGGGTTGATACCGCATGTAGGAAGGCGGTGCTCCCAGCAGCTGGTCCTCCCAATTCATTTCTGCATCGTTGAGACGTGTCATGGTCAGGTCTTCACGGTGCAGCAGGATGCTGTTGTGACGCAGCCTTGAGATTTCACGGGACAACATGTAGTTATGGAGTCGGTACAGGTAGTCGGGCCATTTATTGGGATGTAGCGTAATGGCATTGTGGATCTTGCTGCGGT from Nerophis ophidion isolate RoL-2023_Sa linkage group LG17, RoL_Noph_v1.0, whole genome shotgun sequence harbors:
- the chsy3 gene encoding chondroitin sulfate synthase 3; this encodes MPLQSRRQWTTVVFGVIIGFTACHWFILPQVQEKKRNESPCSFNSAAGKISTSPGHMDHRGAESRPRHFLYVGVMTAKKYINTRAVAAFNTWVRSIPGKVEFFSSDGSDSVEVPVPLPVVSLAGVDDSYPPQKKSFMMLKYIHDHYLDQYEWFMRADDDVYIRGEKLELFLSSLNSSEPLYLGQTGLGMAEELGKLALEPGENFCMGGPGMIFSREVLRRMVPHIGSCLKEMYTTHEDVEVGRCVRRFAGTQCVWAYETQQLFYENYEHKKGFIEELHRSKIHNAITLHPNKWPDYLYRLHNYMLSREISRLRHNSILLHREDLTMTRLNDAEMNWEDQLLGAPPSYMRYQPSERDDVIEWNFLTGRHIYSAVENKMARQSLGSSLRTALEDIMLQVMEMINGNSKTRGRMINFKEIEYGYYRVDPMHGAEYVLDLLLLYRKRRKITVPVRRHAYLQQSFSRPFFCETEELNVAELVLAIDSGSRSLSFLSNPLRLLSPFQFYESTRETREQSQRKVNILVPLSGRYDTFVRFMENFEQVCLIPKQNVQLSVILVDSESYQGKGKHVQLIKNYNKKYPKAELAVIPVTGNFSRGFALELGSSLSDNGTLLFFCDVDLIFNADALQRCRDNTVQGKQVFFPIVFSQYDPSIVYADKAERENKFVLTKKSGFWRDYGFGIACVFKSDLLQAGGFDTSILGWGLEDVDLFTKVVHSGLKVFRSQEPGIIHVYHPVHCSPGLDPKQLKMCLGSKSSTYASTMHLAEMWMDKQFEVGNNRSSS